One genomic segment of Novisyntrophococcus fermenticellae includes these proteins:
- a CDS encoding DUF3877 family protein yields the protein MNYNQLEKSLTDIMKEEQAKLGYKKEKIRLYYPLSSLNHLLETDVTAEEMPEVLRDFPAYIYNKFGMVQVSHTGERFCFTISEDASEYVHNNMRPNEFIKKLVDLVAEHGCTIEQIIDLFHASSGNIHVDSICNGEFDYLIYFEDTDDKYYYCFKDEGCHIIYHRFLPEDYDDFGF from the coding sequence ATGAATTATAATCAATTAGAAAAAAGCCTGACCGATATCATGAAAGAAGAACAGGCAAAACTGGGATACAAGAAAGAAAAAATCAGGCTATACTATCCCCTTAGTTCTCTTAACCATCTTTTGGAAACAGATGTGACAGCCGAAGAAATGCCGGAGGTGTTACGAGATTTTCCGGCTTATATTTATAATAAGTTTGGAATGGTTCAGGTTTCCCACACCGGGGAGAGATTTTGCTTTACGATATCCGAAGACGCATCGGAATATGTCCATAATAATATGCGCCCAAATGAGTTCATTAAAAAACTGGTGGATCTCGTTGCTGAGCATGGCTGTACGATAGAGCAGATTATAGACTTATTCCATGCATCTTCGGGAAATATACACGTGGACTCTATATGTAATGGGGAATTTGATTATCTAATCTATTTTGAAGATACGGATGACAAATATTACTATTGTTTTAAGGATGAAGGCTGTCATATAATTTATCATCGCTTCTTGCCGGAAGATTATGATGATTTCGGGTTTTGA
- a CDS encoding HIRAN domain-containing protein, with product MEKTYFTITGTRHYYGKDFLKPGMEVQLVKEPENEYDKEAILVKIEGLGDIGYVANSPYTVLGESMSAGRIYDKIGDTALGEVLYILPQGVLCKICKEN from the coding sequence ATGGAAAAAACTTATTTTACAATTACAGGAACAAGACATTATTACGGAAAAGATTTTTTAAAACCCGGCATGGAAGTCCAGCTTGTGAAAGAGCCGGAGAATGAATATGACAAGGAAGCCATTCTCGTAAAGATAGAAGGACTGGGAGACATTGGTTATGTAGCAAACAGCCCATACACTGTATTAGGGGAAAGCATGAGTGCGGGACGTATCTACGATAAGATCGGTGATACAGCACTCGGAGAAGTGTTGTATATTCTCCCACAGGGGGTGCTGTGCAAAATTTGCAAGGAAAACTGA
- a CDS encoding helix-turn-helix transcriptional regulator, producing the protein MPKGKNQKFKLYYLMKIMLEKTDDAHSLTMPEILESLAAYDVTAERKSIYTDLEALGRLGVEIVSEPVGKTYEYHVAGRHFELAELKLLVDAIQSSKFITAKKSNELIKKLEDLVSEHEAKELQRQVYVSGRIKTMNESIYYNVDAIYNAIAENKKILFQYFQWNIQKEMELRHGGAYYDISPWGLSWDNENYYLIGYDTEARIIKHYRVDKMLHIKMSDEEREGREFFERFDMAAYTRKSFGMFGGEERQVKLLMDNTLAGVIIDRFGKDTMMIPVDEEHFSVHIDVAVSQQFIGWVFALGSGARIIGPKDVVQQVNQEIKRLMEQYNLKSF; encoded by the coding sequence ATGCCAAAAGGAAAAAATCAGAAATTTAAATTGTATTATCTTATGAAAATCATGTTGGAGAAAACCGATGATGCGCATAGCCTTACAATGCCTGAGATTCTGGAATCATTGGCGGCCTATGATGTGACGGCAGAGAGAAAGAGTATTTATACAGATCTGGAGGCACTTGGCAGACTGGGAGTGGAAATTGTCAGTGAACCGGTTGGAAAGACCTATGAATATCATGTTGCGGGCAGGCACTTTGAACTGGCGGAGCTGAAGCTTCTGGTAGATGCGATACAATCTTCAAAGTTTATTACTGCAAAAAAATCCAATGAATTGATAAAGAAGCTGGAGGACCTGGTCAGTGAGCATGAGGCGAAGGAACTTCAGCGTCAGGTATATGTTTCGGGGCGGATAAAAACAATGAATGAAAGCATCTATTATAATGTGGATGCGATTTATAATGCCATTGCAGAAAATAAGAAGATTCTTTTTCAGTATTTTCAGTGGAATATTCAAAAAGAGATGGAGCTTCGCCATGGCGGTGCATATTATGATATCAGCCCATGGGGACTTTCCTGGGATAATGAAAACTATTATCTGATTGGATATGATACAGAAGCAAGGATTATAAAGCATTACCGGGTGGATAAGATGCTGCATATAAAAATGTCGGATGAAGAGAGAGAAGGCAGGGAGTTTTTTGAGAGATTTGACATGGCCGCATATACAAGAAAAAGTTTCGGGATGTTCGGCGGAGAAGAGAGACAGGTGAAACTGCTGATGGACAATACGTTGGCAGGAGTTATTATTGACCGTTTTGGAAAAGATACCATGATGATACCTGTAGACGAGGAACACTTTTCTGTTCATATAGATGTTGCAGTAAGTCAGCAGTTTATCGGATGGGTTTTCGCACTCGGCAGCGGAGCAAGGATTATCGGTCCGAAAGATGTGGTGCAACAGGTAAATCAAGAAATAAAGAGATTAATGGAGCAGTATAATTTAAAGAGTTTTTAA
- a CDS encoding response regulator transcription factor yields the protein MKLLIVDDEPLLKDKLAQIFSSPSLGIHTLFATDKPEEGMQLLKSKKPEILITDIHMPYISGIDMAQYIYDNQLDTLVIFISGYSDFEYAKSAIDYKVFDYLLKPVDPKEALTCVKRAINHILEKQKHNEMYQIFQNYFSTHFDLARRQFLERLLFHPITISNTQLNAMRQQFHITAAVYILFAFSFSIQNLYSEEEFYYTYAMDQFLNRKYTSLLTYPFGKTVYALYGSEAKEQDSDKLLQLVRSIKNEMEVNYPIRIYVGISNPTDDLSKIQILRKQVSSCQEYALQQKDNRVVFFGDLPAAFSKNEYFNIIDFITQLISSVRGGDKNTVDGLVDSFIKRLFEKPEGYISDSIDLMISNILLFIYDLPLPSTEKEKIQNNILTNIHQQKDMTLKLEYFKYWLKYIVDCINDSQAEENNSMIHGVYDYINQNFGESIGLTDISDYLNRNPSYLSRFIKQHTGKTFSKILTERRIEEAKKLLKNTNLKVPEISEKVGYPNVRYFTRVFSTQVSMTPSDYRKITAAFIN from the coding sequence ATGAAGCTTTTAATCGTTGATGATGAACCGCTTTTAAAAGATAAATTAGCCCAGATATTTTCATCTCCTTCCCTTGGAATACATACACTGTTTGCTACAGACAAGCCGGAAGAGGGTATGCAGTTATTGAAATCAAAAAAGCCTGAGATTTTAATTACAGATATACATATGCCCTATATCTCAGGAATTGATATGGCACAATATATTTATGATAATCAGCTTGATACGCTTGTAATCTTTATTTCCGGCTATTCGGATTTTGAATATGCAAAATCAGCAATCGATTATAAGGTATTTGATTACCTGCTGAAACCGGTTGATCCGAAAGAAGCTTTAACTTGCGTCAAAAGGGCAATTAATCATATTCTGGAAAAACAAAAACATAATGAAATGTATCAGATATTTCAAAACTATTTTTCAACACATTTTGATTTAGCAAGAAGGCAATTTCTAGAGCGATTGTTATTCCATCCTATTACAATCAGCAATACGCAGCTCAATGCAATGCGGCAGCAGTTTCACATAACAGCAGCAGTCTATATACTATTCGCATTCAGCTTTTCTATTCAGAACTTATATTCGGAGGAGGAGTTCTATTATACTTATGCGATGGATCAGTTTTTAAATAGAAAATATACTTCCCTTTTAACGTATCCGTTTGGAAAGACTGTATATGCATTGTATGGAAGTGAAGCTAAAGAGCAGGACAGTGATAAATTGCTGCAGCTTGTTCGATCCATTAAAAATGAGATGGAAGTGAATTATCCAATCAGGATATATGTAGGAATCAGTAATCCAACCGATGACTTGTCCAAAATACAGATTCTGAGAAAGCAAGTCTCAAGTTGTCAGGAATATGCTTTGCAACAAAAAGATAATCGTGTTGTGTTTTTTGGAGATCTGCCAGCGGCATTCAGTAAAAATGAGTACTTTAATATTATTGATTTTATTACGCAATTGATAAGCTCCGTTCGTGGCGGCGATAAGAACACTGTAGATGGCTTGGTTGATTCTTTTATTAAAAGGTTATTTGAAAAGCCTGAAGGCTATATTTCTGACAGCATTGATTTAATGATTTCAAATATTCTACTTTTCATCTATGATTTGCCCCTGCCGTCCACTGAAAAAGAAAAGATACAGAATAACATACTGACGAATATTCATCAGCAGAAAGACATGACATTGAAGCTGGAGTATTTTAAATATTGGTTAAAGTATATTGTCGACTGTATTAATGACAGTCAGGCAGAAGAAAATAACAGCATGATTCATGGGGTATATGACTATATCAATCAGAATTTCGGAGAGAGCATCGGGTTAACCGACATTTCAGATTATCTGAACAGAAACCCGTCATATTTAAGCCGTTTTATTAAACAGCATACAGGAAAAACATTTTCAAAGATTTTAACGGAGAGGCGTATTGAAGAAGCAAAAAAACTTTTGAAAAATACAAATTTAAAGGTACCTGAAATTTCAGAAAAGGTCGGATATCCAAATGTTAGATATTTTACCAGAGTTTTTAGTACGCAGGTATCGATGACACCTAGTGATTACAGGAAAATAACAGCAGCATTTATTAATTAA
- a CDS encoding sensor histidine kinase codes for MKTKIQNFFNHLKIKNKIIVACLPFILLSYVILFISVSLIMYNQMKQRVLDQTQQNIIEKVNFINAKLTDYDLITSGFLYYTQGVTNYLTKNQEKLTQEQKDDANQFLSKNISSIITDNNPEISNVKLFNEYGDLYINNAIYTNTIEEVKAYADSIRGYARKYHGKVVIFRNPNTPYFVTVARTVYVPTLKESNHEIGFLMLDVAIDSLKKDIQMQQNADSIFLLLTDKDGKVLVNGTNLSDHACEELLSGRKKQKHLVNKVQLAYGDCYVTSIINESRLFHDTHRLFQMEIYIMFLSILIIIGAILYAGNMISGQVQAFIRKLNETSEIDKNAYIEVQSQDEFRELGNVYNKMLSRIDNLIQTVYVNELLTKNAQLETLQAQINPHFLYNTLDCINSLVEFNEKESVQKVVTSLANIMKMSIKGSTFITLEEDISYINQYIFIQKMRFQDRLLFLLEIPEHLYQYYVPKLILQPIVENAIVHGVEEISETGMIGVIASEDEENLYISIKDNGNGIPKEIIQQLQQMDDKAGLSTQHIGIFNIQKKLQILYGKEYGLRITTLKPHGTNVTICIPKSTESGKEPFDEAFNR; via the coding sequence ATGAAAACGAAAATACAGAATTTCTTCAATCATTTGAAAATAAAAAATAAAATAATTGTTGCATGCCTTCCATTTATTTTACTAAGCTATGTAATTTTATTTATCAGTGTTTCGCTGATTATGTATAATCAGATGAAACAAAGAGTTCTTGATCAGACACAGCAGAATATCATTGAAAAGGTAAACTTTATAAACGCAAAGTTAACAGACTATGATTTGATTACATCCGGTTTTTTGTACTATACACAAGGGGTAACAAACTACCTTACTAAAAATCAGGAGAAGCTTACGCAAGAACAGAAAGATGATGCAAATCAGTTTCTGTCAAAGAATATTTCTTCCATAATTACAGACAACAACCCCGAAATATCTAATGTAAAATTATTTAACGAGTATGGAGATCTGTATATTAATAATGCGATTTATACAAATACCATAGAAGAAGTAAAAGCCTACGCTGATTCAATTCGCGGTTATGCAAGAAAGTATCATGGAAAAGTGGTTATCTTCAGAAATCCGAATACGCCATATTTTGTGACTGTTGCAAGGACTGTATATGTACCAACACTAAAAGAAAGCAATCATGAAATTGGATTTCTTATGTTGGACGTTGCAATTGATTCATTAAAAAAAGATATCCAGATGCAACAAAATGCGGATTCTATTTTTTTGCTTCTTACAGATAAAGATGGGAAAGTACTGGTTAACGGAACAAATTTGAGCGACCATGCATGCGAAGAGCTTCTAAGTGGAAGAAAAAAGCAAAAACATCTGGTAAATAAGGTTCAGTTGGCGTATGGTGATTGCTATGTAACAAGTATCATTAATGAATCACGGTTGTTTCATGATACACATCGTCTGTTTCAGATGGAAATATACATTATGTTTTTATCAATACTCATTATCATTGGTGCGATATTGTATGCTGGCAATATGATTTCCGGTCAGGTACAGGCATTTATCCGGAAATTGAATGAAACATCGGAGATTGATAAAAACGCATATATAGAAGTGCAGTCACAAGACGAGTTTAGGGAACTGGGAAATGTATATAATAAGATGTTATCCAGAATTGATAATCTGATTCAGACAGTATATGTAAATGAACTCCTTACAAAAAATGCGCAGCTTGAAACCTTACAGGCACAGATTAATCCCCATTTTTTATACAACACACTTGACTGCATTAATAGTCTGGTGGAGTTCAACGAAAAAGAAAGTGTCCAGAAAGTAGTGACGTCTTTGGCAAATATTATGAAAATGTCAATTAAGGGCAGTACGTTTATTACATTAGAAGAGGATATTTCATATATTAACCAATATATTTTTATTCAGAAAATGAGATTTCAGGACAGATTACTATTTTTGCTTGAAATACCGGAACATCTATATCAATATTATGTACCGAAACTGATTTTACAGCCTATTGTCGAAAATGCAATTGTTCACGGTGTGGAAGAGATATCTGAAACAGGTATGATTGGGGTTATCGCTAGTGAGGATGAAGAGAATCTGTACATTTCGATAAAAGATAATGGCAATGGTATTCCGAAAGAAATAATACAGCAGCTTCAGCAAATGGATGACAAGGCCGGATTATCAACGCAGCATATTGGTATCTTTAATATACAGAAGAAACTTCAAATCCTCTATGGAAAAGAATATGGATTGCGAATCACTACATTAAAACCTCATGGTACAAATGTTACAATTTGCATCCCAAAATCGACAGAGTCTGGAAAGGAGCCCTTTGATGAAGCTTTTAATCGTTGA
- a CDS encoding MBL fold metallo-hydrolase gives MPDAFYQDNMNIKRIGGYTLQQVAKDVWAIDEFGIDIMYLILGSEKGLLLDTGIGAGNIAAVVKEMTDLPILVVNSHHHYDHAGGNGQFEVVYAHEKAIDTIMEQNNMDMRKAFFASQEARSEYNHEACLKTFINQISNFELKSFVEGHVFDLGNRKLEVIFTPGHTKDSICLLDRVNKLLFSADTVVSTPTLILDTFSDTLRTYQNSLEKLKKLRNEYELIFPGHYLRPIGERYVEDMIECVQNILMNPYIGKEDECHMAKGQVYFYQYKLASVLYTTDRALKKG, from the coding sequence ATGCCGGATGCATTTTACCAGGACAATATGAACATTAAGAGGATTGGAGGATATACACTGCAGCAGGTCGCCAAAGATGTCTGGGCTATTGATGAGTTTGGTATAGATATTATGTATCTGATTCTGGGTTCAGAAAAAGGGCTGCTGCTGGATACTGGAATAGGTGCGGGAAATATTGCTGCAGTCGTAAAGGAAATGACTGATTTGCCGATCCTTGTTGTAAATTCCCACCATCATTATGACCATGCAGGGGGAAATGGGCAGTTTGAAGTGGTCTATGCTCACGAAAAAGCTATTGATACTATTATGGAGCAGAATAACATGGACATGAGAAAGGCCTTTTTTGCCTCACAGGAAGCTCGGTCAGAATATAATCATGAAGCATGCCTAAAGACCTTTATCAATCAAATATCGAACTTTGAATTAAAGAGTTTTGTCGAAGGACATGTGTTTGATCTTGGGAACAGAAAGCTGGAGGTGATTTTTACTCCAGGGCACACGAAGGACAGTATTTGCCTGCTGGATCGTGTAAATAAATTACTTTTTTCAGCGGATACGGTTGTCAGTACTCCTACATTAATATTGGATACCTTTTCGGATACGTTGCGCACATATCAAAATTCGCTGGAAAAATTAAAAAAGCTCAGGAATGAATATGAGTTGATTTTCCCCGGACACTATTTAAGACCGATTGGGGAACGCTATGTTGAAGATATGATTGAATGTGTTCAAAATATACTTATGAATCCTTATATTGGAAAAGAAGATGAATGTCATATGGCAAAAGGTCAGGTTTATTTTTATCAGTATAAACTGGCTTCTGTTTTATATACGACAGACCGAGCTTTAAAAAAGGGCTGA
- a CDS encoding carbohydrate ABC transporter permease: MRQHNKVEVKIWVKSVICLLLGIIFLFPVLLIVMNAFKPNGDILSSFLAFPKALYLDNFNQAMETMNFWIVFKNTVIVTVFTVLAAGTISFLAAYGISHLRGSISRGLYTLFVFGQIIPFHTVMISVSVLATKLHLTNSYLGLIFFNSGFFTAFGIMTYVGFLKSVPLELEEAAAIDGAGVFRTMIQIVFPLLKSTTVTMAILFFLWTWNDLLLPNILISDGALRTITVNLYMFKSATNAQWNLLIAGLVISMLPIIIIYIAGQKYITDGMTAGAIK, from the coding sequence ATGAGACAACATAATAAAGTCGAAGTGAAAATATGGGTAAAAAGTGTTATCTGCTTATTACTGGGTATTATTTTCTTATTTCCTGTACTGTTAATTGTAATGAATGCATTTAAGCCAAACGGTGATATCCTGTCTTCATTTCTGGCATTTCCGAAGGCTCTCTATTTAGATAATTTTAACCAGGCTATGGAGACAATGAATTTTTGGATAGTTTTTAAGAACACAGTCATTGTTACGGTATTCACTGTGTTGGCAGCTGGGACAATTTCCTTTCTGGCGGCTTATGGTATTTCCCATTTAAGAGGGAGTATATCAAGAGGACTGTATACTTTGTTTGTATTCGGTCAGATTATACCATTTCATACAGTTATGATTTCTGTATCTGTTTTAGCGACAAAGCTTCATCTGACCAATTCATATTTAGGGCTGATTTTCTTTAACAGCGGATTTTTCACGGCTTTTGGAATAATGACCTATGTGGGATTTTTAAAGAGTGTCCCGCTGGAATTGGAGGAAGCGGCAGCAATTGATGGAGCAGGAGTATTTCGAACCATGATACAGATTGTATTTCCGCTGTTGAAGTCCACAACAGTGACTATGGCCATTTTGTTTTTCCTTTGGACGTGGAATGATTTACTTCTGCCCAATATTTTGATTAGTGACGGGGCTTTAAGAACAATTACTGTTAATCTGTATATGTTTAAGTCAGCAACGAATGCGCAGTGGAATCTGCTGATTGCAGGATTAGTTATATCCATGTTGCCAATTATCATCATTTATATTGCAGGGCAGAAGTATATTACAGATGGAATGACCGCAGGGGCAATCAAATAG
- a CDS encoding carbohydrate ABC transporter permease — translation MSDFLYKKNKKFYFLLVIPALVIYCVALVGPLLIGTFPSSLYNWNLIKGNKKFIGLENFIKLFHDEQFIHALLFTILLAFVSIILSNVVAFVIAFALDSNIRGKGVIRSFFFIPNIISGVMVSFVWMFIFTNAIPNIGEKLHLDSLAQISWFGNTNMAMLAVIIVTTWQSTGFLMMLYVAGLQTLPKDVIEAARLDGCTGLNKIFRIQLPLLMPTVTINLFVSIAGAFKAFDIPLALTGGGPSNSTQTLALNIYTDAFGAFRTGYASAKSVVLFIIVAIVAIIQLSMTRKREVQM, via the coding sequence ATGTCTGATTTTCTATATAAAAAAAATAAAAAATTTTATTTCTTATTAGTAATTCCTGCACTGGTTATCTATTGTGTGGCGCTTGTGGGACCGCTTTTAATTGGAACATTTCCCTCGTCGCTGTACAATTGGAATTTAATTAAAGGAAATAAGAAATTCATAGGATTAGAAAATTTTATAAAGCTATTTCACGATGAGCAATTTATACATGCCTTGTTATTTACAATTTTGTTGGCATTTGTTTCCATCATCTTGTCAAATGTTGTTGCGTTTGTAATTGCGTTTGCTCTGGACAGTAATATAAGAGGGAAGGGAGTGATTCGTTCCTTCTTCTTTATTCCCAATATTATCAGTGGTGTCATGGTGTCTTTTGTATGGATGTTTATTTTTACAAATGCAATTCCTAATATTGGTGAAAAACTGCATTTGGATTCACTTGCACAGATCAGCTGGTTTGGAAATACAAATATGGCGATGCTTGCGGTTATTATTGTAACTACCTGGCAGTCTACAGGGTTTCTGATGATGTTATACGTTGCCGGTCTTCAGACACTGCCTAAGGATGTCATAGAGGCGGCCAGGCTGGATGGGTGTACAGGTTTAAATAAGATTTTTAGAATTCAGCTTCCGCTTCTGATGCCAACGGTTACAATCAATTTGTTTGTTTCAATCGCCGGTGCATTTAAAGCATTTGATATTCCACTAGCCTTAACCGGAGGGGGACCGTCAAACAGTACACAAACACTTGCATTGAATATTTATACTGACGCCTTTGGTGCATTCCGAACAGGGTATGCATCAGCTAAATCGGTTGTATTGTTTATTATTGTTGCAATTGTTGCAATTATACAGTTGAGCATGACAAGAAAAAGAGAGGTGCAGATGTAA